From the genome of Caloenas nicobarica isolate bCalNic1 chromosome 14, bCalNic1.hap1, whole genome shotgun sequence:
GTCTTCAGCACGTACGAGGAGAGCACCCGGCCCCACTGGGAGCAGAAGGGCTCCTCCAGGCCCTGCCCGCGCAGGTCCCGCAGGCCCTTGAGGATCTGCAGGCACTTGAGGTGGCAGGAGGAGGCCGGGGCCTGCTCCTTCAGCCAGCTCAGCAGCCGCTGCTCCTGCCGCGAGGCGTTCAGACCCCACAGGGCCTCGGGGGGCTGCGGGCCCTGGGGCGGGCGCAGGCCGTCGGGCGGCAGGGCCGTGAGGTAGAGCGCGTCGCCGAGCGGGATGGCGGGGATGAGGCGCACGGCCATGGAGATGTGGCAGCAGACGTAGTCGGAGCAGGGCACGATGTGCAGCGTGGGCGGGCGCCCGGGGCAGGCGGACAGGCTGATGCGGCAGCGCTCCTGCAGCCGGTAGCGCACGGCGCCCAGGCAGCGCTGCAGGTGGCCCTGGAACCAGCGCAGCACCAGCCCCGAGGAGAGGTGGCtgtggccctgcagctccacgCAGAAGCCCTCGGCGAAGGGCCGGCAGCGGCGCGGCCCGCCGGCCCTCGCCCGCAAGCCGCAGAGGAAGGCGCCGTGCGGCCCCAGCCCCTCGGCAGAGCGCGGCTGCGGCTCCAGGTGCGGCGGCAGCCGCAGGGGCACCAGGATGTCGAAGCAGTCGGGGCTGCGCACCTTGTGCTGCTCGTAGGCGCTGCCGATGCGCACGAAGTCCCCGCGCAGGCTGAGGGCGAGCGGgccgggctgcagcccctgcgcCTTGGCGGCGCGGACCAGCTCGGCCACGACGCGCCCGACGTGCGCCTTGCTGTGGCCCAGCACGTGGGGCGAGAGCCGCAGCTGCCGCGCGTGGAAGTTCTCCAGGAGGCCGCGCCGCgaccccgccgccgccgctacCGCCGCCCGGACCCCGCCGGGCCtggggccgccgcccgccgcgccgcagCAGCGGGCCagcaggcagcccagcagcagcagcgccgaGCCCTTGAGCAGCGGCACCGAGCCCGCCTCCGCCGCGCCctccccggccgcgccgccccgcacCGCCTGGTAGAGGCACAGGAGCGCGGTGCAGAGCCCGGTCACCAGCGGCCAGAACACCCGCAGGCTGAGGGTGCAGACGGGCACGGCGCGGCGGGGGCTCGGGCCGCGGGGGTGGCCAGCAcccggccccgcgggcggggaccgcccgcccccgccgccgccgcccccgccccgctcctccgccccggccgcccccagcgcgggccgcgccgccgccccccgccccgccgccctcgGCGCGGCCGCCGCGCTCCCCCCTGCCTGCCGCCGCTCCGCTGCGAGGCTTCCTCTTCCGAGGGGAGCGGCGCCGCGTCAGCCGCCAGTGAGCTCAGAGGAAATGCCgcgggcggcgggcccggccgcggCGGGAGGGCCGGGGGCGTTGTCCGCCCGGGGCCGCCCtggggcggggagcggcgccgcCCGCTccgtcccgccgcgccccgggccccgcggcgggggagGCCGGGCCGCACAGCCCGGGCGGGGCGAGCCTGCGCCGCTCCCGCTGCCGCCCGGCCCCCCGAGCGCGAAAGCGCGGtgcgagcagctctgtgggtgTCGAACACGCGTTCCCGTCCCCCCGTCACTGCAGCAGGACACTGCAGGGGCTTTTGGTGTAAAACGGAGTGTTTTGGGTGTCCCCGCATCGGGAGGGGGGCTGTGCCGTCGGGCAGTGCTGCTGCCCGGGCAGTgctgccgtgtccccagctccaCATGGCACCTTTTTCCTCCAGTAAGTGTTCAAGGTCTGTCCCGCTGCCGGGGAGTCTCTCCTAAGGGTCTCAGTGCGAAAGGGACAGCAAAGTCATCATCATTAATTCACCAGGGCGGGTATGGTCTGCTGCCATACTAGCAGCTGCCTCCAGGCAAATAATTCACAAATctgccctttttccttttgtccaAGTTGTTCAGACACTGACAAACTGAAAGGAAAGACAGAGCCCTGGGAGAAGTTACTCATTTGTTGCACAGGGACTTTTGGCCTCATGTGATGTATGAGAGCCAGCACGATCCCAGGCCCGCTGTTCACTGTCGCgacagctctgcccacagcatcACCCGCAGCACAAACCGAACGGGAGAACTGCGGATCCGTCAGAAATACACACGCAGGGTTCCTTGGCCCCTGcgaacagcagagcccaacgTTCAGGTCAGGAGATGGGCACAACAACATCGCTGCACCTGCAAAGCCTCCAGGCTCCCCAGGATTGCTGAGGAGTCACACTGAACCCTATAGAAATCTCTGGGACTTGAATGTCACTAAGACTTCTTCGCTCAAATCTCTTCTTCAGGGCGCTGCAGATCTGAATTGATCTTCAGGACCCGCATTCCCTCGTGGGTTGTACCATCCCTGCCATAGCTGGGCTGCATTTCTGCATGTGCCTTTGCTGCCCAGCTGGCTTTAGCTTGAAGAGTTCTCTACGATGATGATTAAACCTAAGAAAGAAGCATATcaagctcctgctgctgcaattTGTTGGAATTTCTAATCACCTGGATGTGAAGGCAGCATTTCAAatttagagaaaaggaaaattgtgCCAGATAGATCCAGTCATCAAGGTGGACTGGCGTTTTTCCTGCTCAGGACAAGACTTCTTCATGTGGCATTCTTCTGTCACTGTATTTCTTGACCATAGGGCTGGACTGTgtattgcttgttttctttctagaatTCATCCCTCGTGCTTTCTGCACAGGTACTGGAGATAATTTTTAAACGTGTATTTTGCTGTTAGCTCTATTTGACAGGATCATCACCCTCAGCTTCTGTTTGTTTAATAAGTGTTCACTGAGTTTTGAAGCTGTTTGCTGGAGTTTAAGGAGCATCTATATAAGcattctgttgtggtttaatttCAGGTGATCAAGTTATTACTGCGTTACTGCGACTTGCTGCATCTGCATAATGGCCCCACGAGGGTGAAGGAGCTTGAATACACGAGACCGAAGCCAGCAAGATGAAAATGCTTTAACAAGGAACAGGTCAGAGAACCAGGTGCAAGAGAAAGGCTGTACAAATGTCTGGTtgtgtaatttttctttatatgaaaCAAAACATGACTTCAAGtacataaaaacacagaaagaagctTATGTTTTATCGCCAAGATTCTGCATTCGGAGTCAAACTAGGTAACCAAGGTCAAGCAGCCTGAATTAGTTCACAGGTAACCAAACCAGTATGAGAGTCAGGATTACACTTGAGAGCTACAGAGAGATGTCCTAACCACTCCAACACCGACCCTTGGGGTTATAatcagtttgggttttttttaaattaaaaataaagcaaatgcaaagaTAAGAGATCATGGGCAATATTATAACATCTCAACCAGCACAATATTCCATGCCCCATGACAAGAGCATGGTTCTTGGCAGCTGTGGGACTGCAGAAGCCACAACCTTGCTCCTTGGAAATATCATTCCACAACAGCCATATCTTTGAAACCAACCAGGAAATGAAAAacgtcttttctttttttctccctcctccttgtTTCATGTTTACTCGTGTTTCTTTACATAGGATAAAAACATTAATCACGTTCCTTATTGCCTGGGACCCATCACAGCAAACAGTTTGTTCTGCACCCCGCAAAGagcaaaaaatgtttaaaaaccaCAGTTGTGCTGGTATGAGACTGATACTTCAAgatgttttattgaaaaatacttttgaacTCCATGAACCCATTGGCCCGTGCATTCCATTTTTACCAGCCCGTGCTTTTCACACCCTCAAGCCCGGCGTGTTTCACATGCCTTCAGGTCTCGCTGCAGGCACGTCGATTTTCAAAACAGCCAGCGCTCTCTTTTCACGCAAGGTTGGTTTGATGAGCTGCACATCCGTGCCCGGGAGACGGGCAGCTGCATctgcaggggctggcagggcagctgctgctggcgggGCGACCCGGAGCTCAGCAGTGGCGGTGATCCCTGCGGGACCCGTGCGCGGGGGAACGGCCGCAGCCTCCCAGCCAGCCTGGGCCCCGCGGCTGGAGAAAACCCAGATGTCACCCCAGGCGGTGGGACAAGCCCAGAGCCAGCTGGCAGAAGGTGTGTGACCAGCCACACCAGAGCCGCCGGCGCAAACGCCGGCTCAGCATGTGCTTGTACACGCACCAGACGGTGCTGGTGCGGGCTTGCTCGAGCTGCAGAATAACAGGTTGTGATAACCATGACCTCAAAACCAGGACTGGAGTGAATCCACAACACTAATTTTTACTATCGCTGTTCAAATTGGCAGCTAGTCCGTTCTCACCTCCTCGGCCAGTGGCAAGACAAGAGCTGCAGAGCCTGGGGCTGATAAAAGATGGCCAGCAGCCTGTTTTCCAGGCCCTTGGCTGCTTCACGACTCCCTGAGCACCGGCTGGGCCTCTGGGCAAAATGCGGAATCCGTCAGAGGCGGGAGACTTCCCAGAGGTGAGTGACTGCTCAGCTTGACTATCTGGATCTTACTTCAAAGAGCCAACTGAAGGGCCGCTCCGTCCCTCTGCTCACACAAGCTAAGGGCATTTGATGGCTGCGGTACCGGGGTTGAAACGGTCATGAATACAAAACTGCTTTCAGTTACCAAATAGCAACAAGCATCATTCCTCACAACCCACCGTTCCTGTCCTACTGAAACCATGCTGCAGTGGCTGTATTTACTTTGCAGTGGATAGAGTTCGTTCACGTTATCACAGCTTAGCCATCATTTGCATTTTACAGCCTGtcatggaagaaaagaaaccaaccGTTTTATCTCATCTGGCGTGATTTGTTCCTCTTGTCACTTCTAGTAACAAGAATATGTTGAACTTTAGGACAAGTCACAGTGATGCAACTCACCTCTCCTGCAGCCTTCCACCACTTCCCAGGAGCTGGACCACATGCAATATATTTAATTCTGTGGTGgctctcaaaattattttcctctttctgtgtCTCCCGAAGAAGTAGCAGCTCATTTGTTTGGATTAAAATATCCATAAACTCCACTGCTGGCAAGTTATAATGCTGATGCTCCTCATTTTTTGCTTACGCAGTAGTCTTCTTGTTTCtctataaaactgaaaaaaaaaaagtttatgagGTTTTTAATAGTAATTGCATACTCCATACTCCAGAAAAATAATAGGCTGTATACTAATAGCCCTGACCTCAAAATCGGGACCAGAGGGAATGCACGACATCAATTTTTACTACCATTGTTTAAATCATCCATTGTTTAAATAGATGTTATCTAAACACTTACTTCAGAATGTCCCATATCCAGGATATCCTGTTCACTAAATAAGGAATAATGTTATATTTGCTCGCATACAAGTCTGAGCTAAAAATAGATATCCCGGTATATGTGATCTGCATGATGCCTCTGGAGGAGGAAATATTGCGCGTGGGGATCCCAGGGACGCACGGGGGCTCTTCTGCAGTGAGTGGGTTATACCTCCAACTTACTACAATGCGCTGTTAAACAGTCTGTAGCAGAAAAGTACAATAATGGATTGCAAAAAGATAAAAGTCTGAAAGATCCATCACTTGACCTCATGCCTGGGCCatttcccccagccccccaggggCTGCAAGGGAGGTGCCACAATCAGAATAAACATCCTTCACGTGCCGTTCCTCTGAGTCCCAGGTTTTACGGGATACTATTCATTACAGCACAAACCAACACGATGAGGCAAACGTGAATCCATTGCGTATTGTGGACTAAGGGATCCCTGCCAGCCGCAGCAGCAGGGTGACCGAGTCCCCGTTTAGGGCTGGGAAAACTGGAGCGGGTGTCTCGCTACCGCAACCAGCTGAGGAGAATCAGCAACCCGGGCCTGGGGAGAGCCAGACCTGCAGAGCACACGCGTGGACGCGGAGCAGTTTTGGGCACGGGTGTTCCTGCACatgctcttttaaaatattttctgtttaataacTGGGGTGATCTTGCCACCTCTGCCAGTCTGTTTGCTCACTAGCTATCAGTAGGGTGTAGCGCTTCTTAATCAGAAAGCCTGCAAACAGGCCTAGCTGCTGTAAGCCATGTGTAGCCCAATGCCGAATTTCCTTGCCATAGAAGGATGGCTTCCTGAGTAACTCACACAACAATCTCTTGCCCAAGCCCGTCCTTATCCCAGACAGAAATACCCTGGCTCTGCACTGCTGAACAGCAccagcatcatagaatcacagaatgtcctgggttgggagggacccccaaggatcatggagcccaactccggtccctgcacaggacaccccacaggtcacaccgtgtgtc
Proteins encoded in this window:
- the ITPRIPL2 gene encoding inositol 1,4,5-trisphosphate receptor-interacting protein-like 2 yields the protein MGSCTCSTNYKSQRILEANRVQETHWFKIAHSKYLVNGFKYHFRDGKANRRQNMFLAVKKMCPFHDGFFHNIGSFSFLEDTWSQCPVLTARQTELRTPTDTNAEERPSRCSGSREAAKGLENRLLAIFYQPQALQLLSCHWPRRGSLAAERRQAGGSAAAAPRAAGRGAAARPALGAAGAEERGGGGGGGGGRSPPAGPGAGHPRGPSPRRAVPVCTLSLRVFWPLVTGLCTALLCLYQAVRGGAAGEGAAEAGSVPLLKGSALLLLGCLLARCCGAAGGGPRPGGVRAAVAAAAGSRRGLLENFHARQLRLSPHVLGHSKAHVGRVVAELVRAAKAQGLQPGPLALSLRGDFVRIGSAYEQHKVRSPDCFDILVPLRLPPHLEPQPRSAEGLGPHGAFLCGLRARAGGPRRCRPFAEGFCVELQGHSHLSSGLVLRWFQGHLQRCLGAVRYRLQERCRISLSACPGRPPTLHIVPCSDYVCCHISMAVRLIPAIPLGDALYLTALPPDGLRPPQGPQPPEALWGLNASRQEQRLLSWLKEQAPASSCHLKCLQILKGLRDLRGQGLEEPFCSQWGRVLSSYVLKTALFSLLLQGPLEAWDERFLVERLEDLVLYLRGCLRKQVLMHFFLGNPSLPEALALPRFLKEAAPVNLLAAFDGPTLDLAAFQLINTWIQAPHVIRMYSSPRYLRPAPAPCRHVAEAGQEPPGE